The Notoacmeibacter ruber DNA segment CGCCTCTCACGGCCCGCCGCGGTGGTAACGGGCAGAAGGGCAAACATTTCCCTTTCCGGCGGATTGATTTATGTCACTCCCGCGCAAAGCCGGGGATGGTGCGGAAGACGGCGCTCTATTGCGTTGCACCTTGCTCCCCGATCGGATACGGCCTTGCCATGACAGAGACAGCCCATCCCGATACCGTCCTCATTATCGATTTCGGCAGCCAGGTGACGCAGCTGATTGCAAGGCGCGTGCGTGAAGCCGGCGTCTATTCCGAGATCGTGCCGTTTCAGAGCGCCGAAGAAGGCTTTCGCCGGCTGAAACCCAAGGCCGTCATCCTTTCGGGCGGCCCGGCCTCGGCTGCGGAAGCCGATAGCCCACGTGCACCTGATGCGATTTTCGAAGCCGGCGTGCCGGTCCTTGGCATCTGCTACGGCCAGCAGACGCTCTGCGTGCAATTGGGCGGCGCGGTGGAGGGCGGTCATCACCGCGAGTTCGGCCGCGCTTTCGTTGAGGTTTTGAAGCCTTCGCCTCTCTTTGAAGGCGTCTGGGAGACCGGTCAGAAGCATCAGGTCTGGATGAGCCACGGCGACCGCGTCACGCGTCTGCCGGAGGGGTTTGAGGTCATCGCAGCTTCGCCCAACGCGCCGCTCGCGGCGACGGCCGATGAGGCGCGCAACTATTACGCCGTCCAGTTCCACCCCGAAGTGGTGCATACGCCCGATGGCGCACGGCTCCTTTCCAACTTCGTTCACAAGATCGCCGGATTGAAGGGCGACTGGACCATGGCCGCTTACAGGGATCAGGCAATTGCCGCGATCCGGGAGCAGGTCGGCGACGGCAAGGTTATCTGCGGTCTGTCCGGCGGCGTCGATTCATCCGTCGCCGCGCTTCTCATCCATGAAGCCATCGGCGACCAGCTGACCTGCATTCTAGTCGACCACGGCCTGCTGCGAAAGGACGAAGCGGCGCAAGTCGTCGAGATGTTCCGCGGCCACTACAATATTCCGCTGGTTCATGTGGATGCGTCGGACACGTTCATTGGCGCGCTGGAAGGCGAAGCCGACCCGGAAAAAAAGCGCAAGACCATCGGCAAGCTCTTCATCGATGTCTTCGAAGCCGAAGCGAAGAAGGTCGGCGGAGCGGACTTCCTGGCGCAGGGTACGCTCTATCCGGATGTGATCGAAAGCGTCTCGTTCACCGGCGGGCCTTCCGTCACGATCAAGAGCCATCACAATGTTGGCGGTTTGCCCGAGCGCATGAACATGAAGCTGGTCGAGCCGCTGCGCGAACTCTTCAAGGATGAGGTCCGTGAGCTTGGCAAGGAGCTGGGTCTGCCTGAGAGCTTCATCGGCCGCCATCCCTTCCCGGGACCGGGCCTTGCCATTCGCCTGCCGGGCGGCGTGACGCGCGACAAGATCCGCATTCTGCAGGAGGCCGACGCGATCTATCTCGACGAGATCCGCAAGGCCGGCCTTTACGACGCGATCTGGCAGGCTTTCGCGGTTCTGCTGCCGGTGCAGACCGTCGGCGTCATGGGAGACGGCCGCACTTATGAATTCGTCTGTGCGCTGCGCGCCGTGACCTCGGTCGATGGCATGACAGCCGATTTCTATCCGTTCGACATGGAATTTCTCGGCAATGCCGCGACGCGCATCATCAACGAGGTGCGCGGCATCAACCGGGTCGTCTATGACGTGACTTCCAAGCCCCCCGGCACGATTGAGTGGGAGTGAAGAACGAGCCTTAGCAATGGCGAAAAACTCCTCCCTCGGCCTGATGGAGCGTTCGGGTAGTTGCTCGATTTCACGGGAGGTAATGGAGGAGCGAGTTGATCGCCTGCAACGCGCGGCGTTTACGTATTTTCTGGATTATGGAGACGAAACGACTGGCCTCGTGCTGGATCAGTCTGCCAATCCCGAGATTTGCTCCATCGCCTCCGTGGGCTTCTTTCTCACCTGTCTGCCCGTTGCGGTGGAGCGCGGATGGATCGGTCGACGCGAGGCGGCTCGCCGCGCAGCAAAAATCATTCAGTTTTTCCGAGAGGCCCCGCAGGGGGCGGCGCCTGACGCGACGGGCCATCACGGTTTCTTCTATCATTTTCTTGATGTGAAGACCGGAAAGCGCGCCTGGAAATCCGAACTCTCGACGATTGATACCGCGCTTCTGCTCGCCGGGGTCGAGACGGCACGTGTCTATTTCGACGGAAATGACAGCGACGAGCGCGTCATTCGCAACGCCGGACTGGAGCTGATCGAAAATGTCGAATGGAGATGGATGGTCGACAAGGAAGGCTTTGTAAACAAGGCCTGGAAGCCGAAGCGGGGATTTTTCGGCGGCGATTGGGAGCATTACAGCGAAGCGCAGATCATGTACGTCCTGGCTGCCGCTTCGGAGGAGTACTCCATTCCCGCAGCGAGCTACCATCGGATGACCGAGCGCTATGACTGGCGCAAAACATACGGCCTCGACTGGATCGCGGCGGCCCCGCTCTTCATTCATCTCTTTTCGCAGGTCTGGATCGATTTTCGTGCATTGAACGATGGACACTGTGGGCCGGCCGATCTCGACTATTTTGAAAACACCCGTCGCGCGATTGCGATTCAGCGCGCTTACGCAGACCAAAACCCAAAGGGCTGGCTCGGTTATGAGCAGGACGTATGGGGCTTGTCGGCCTGTGCCGGACCGAGGGGACGCCAGCGCACCCTCGATGGGCGGCGCTGTTGGTTTCGGGGCTATGAAGCGCGGGGTGTGCCCGATGGGCCAGACGATGGCACGCTGGTGCCCTGGGGGCCGCTGGCCTGCTACGCCCACGAGCCAGAAGCCGCTCTCGCCGGCACTGCGGCGGTTCTCGCGCGATATCCGGCTGTGCTTAAGGAAGACCGGTTCGTTGGCAGCTTCAATCCATCTCTGCCAGGCGAAGGGGCCGATTACTGGACCTGCGACAGCCTGTTCGGCATCGATCAGGGCCTGCTCGTGACGATGATCGAAAATGGACGAACCGGCCTTGTCTGGAAGCTGGCTCAGCGTTCTGACGTTTTCATCAATGGGCTGCGTAGCCTTGGCTTTTCCGGCGGATGGCTCAAGGCCTGATGCACCTTCGGGCGAGTCAGCCCTTCCGCTCAGGATCGGGGATCCGAAAACGGTTCGCACGCTTCCCCCGAGCCCTTTGACCAGAAAATATCGCGGTTTGCTTTGACGAGATCGGAAATGAAGCTCATGACGGTCTGGATCCGGGCTGACTCCCGCGCATCGACATGAGCCATGATCCAGAAGGTCCGGACGATCTCGATCGCCTCCGGTAGCACCCGTACGAGATCGGGCGAGGAGCGCGCCATGAAGTCGGGAAGAATGCAAAGTCCCGCGCCGCTTCGCGTTGCCGCCAATTGGGCAAACAGGTTCGAACTGGAAAGCCGAGGGACAAGGCTTTCGCCGACATCCTTCACGTAGTCCAGCTTCGGCGTGAAGACGAGTTCCGGGATATAGCCGATCAGGGGGTGGGACGAGAGGTCTTCCCGCCGTGCGATCGTTGGTGCTTCGGCGAGATAGGAGCGCGCGGCATAGACATGCAGCGTGTAGTCAACGAGCTTTCGCGAAAACAGACGCCCCTTGTCGGGCCGTTCCAAGCCGATCGCGATGTCGGCCTCGCGCTTCGAAAGGCTGAAAATTCGTGGCATTGCCACGATTTGCAGCTCCAATTGCGGATGCCGTCGGCTGAGTTCGCCGAGATGCGGCGCAAGGAAAAAGGCGCCGAACCCGTCCGGTGCGCCGATCCGCACCGCGCCGCTCAACGCATATTTTTCACCGGCAATATCGTTATGGATGGCGGCTGCCGCGCTTTCCATCGTTTCGGTCTGGAAGAGGAGCCTTTCACCCGCATCGGTCAGGGAATAGCCGCGCGGTGAACGGTTGAAAAGGTCGGCGCCGAGCGTCTCCTCAAGGGTCCGGATATGGCGGCTGACCGTCGCATGGTCCGTGCCCATGCGTTGTGCGGCCGCGGTCAGACGCCCTGTGCGGGCGACGGCAAGGAAATAGCGAAGATCGTTCCAGTCGAAGCTTCTCATGGATGAGCATTATTGCACAATGGAATGGCGCTCAAGCCTATGGCTTTGCGTGAACAATCGCATAGACTGCGCGCAAAATTCCTGAGGAGGACTGCATGTACGAGATCGGTCATTTCATCGGTGGCGAGCGGGTCGCTGGAAAAAGCGGCCGCACGGCCGACATCTTCAACCCGGCCACCGGCGAGGTGCAGGGCAAGGTTGCGCTGGCCAATGCCGACGAGCTGGAAGCCGCCATCGCCAATGCCAAAGAGGCTCAGCCGGCCTGGGCGGCAACCAACCCGCAGAAGCGCGCGCGCGTTCTGATGAACTTTGTGCAGCTGCTTCACCGGGATATGGACAAGCTTGCCGAAGCGCTGTCACGCGAGCATGGCAAGACGCTCCCCGACGCGCGTGGCGATGTGGTCCGCGGTCTGGAAGTGGCGGAGTACTGCATCGGCGCGCCACAGTTGCTCAAGGGTGAATTCAGCGAGGGTGCGGGCCCGGGCATCGATATTCATTCGGTACGTCAGCCGCTCGGCATCGCAGCCGGCATCACACCGTTCAATTTTCCAGCCATGATTCCGATGTGGAAGTTCTGCCCGGCCATTGCAGCCGGTAATGCCTTCATTCTGAAGCCGTCGGAGCGTGATCCGTCCGTGCCGATGATGCTCGCCGAACTGATGATCGAAGCGGGCCTGCCCGCCGGCATTCTCAATGTCGTCAATGGCGACAAGAGCGCGGTCGATGGCATTCTGGATCACGAGGATATCCAGGCGGTTGGTTTCGTCGGCTCCACGCCGATTGCCGAATATGTCTATACGCGCGGTTGCGCCAACGGAAAGCGCGTCCAGTGTTTCGGCGGTGCGAAGAACCACATGCTGATCATGCCCGACGCCGATCTGGACCAGGCCGTCGATGCGTTGGTCGGCGCCGGCTATGGTGCGGCCGGTGAACGCTGCATGGCCATTTCGGTCGCGGTGCCGGTCGGGCAGGAAACGGCCGACAGGCTGATGGAAAAGCTGACGCCGCGCGTCGAAAATCTCAAGATTGCGCCCTATACGGCGGGCGACGATGCCGACTTCGGTCCGCTGGTCACCAAGGAAGCGAAGGCACGTGTGCGTGGTTACGTCGACAAGGGCGTCGAGGAAGGTGCGAAGCTGGTCGTCGACGGTCGCGATTTCACGATGCAGGGCTATGAGGACGGCTACTTCATAGGTGGTTGCCTGTTCGACAACGTCACCAAGG contains these protein-coding regions:
- a CDS encoding glucoamylase family protein, whose amino-acid sequence is MAKNSSLGLMERSGSCSISREVMEERVDRLQRAAFTYFLDYGDETTGLVLDQSANPEICSIASVGFFLTCLPVAVERGWIGRREAARRAAKIIQFFREAPQGAAPDATGHHGFFYHFLDVKTGKRAWKSELSTIDTALLLAGVETARVYFDGNDSDERVIRNAGLELIENVEWRWMVDKEGFVNKAWKPKRGFFGGDWEHYSEAQIMYVLAAASEEYSIPAASYHRMTERYDWRKTYGLDWIAAAPLFIHLFSQVWIDFRALNDGHCGPADLDYFENTRRAIAIQRAYADQNPKGWLGYEQDVWGLSACAGPRGRQRTLDGRRCWFRGYEARGVPDGPDDGTLVPWGPLACYAHEPEAALAGTAAVLARYPAVLKEDRFVGSFNPSLPGEGADYWTCDSLFGIDQGLLVTMIENGRTGLVWKLAQRSDVFINGLRSLGFSGGWLKA
- the guaA gene encoding glutamine-hydrolyzing GMP synthase, with the translated sequence MTETAHPDTVLIIDFGSQVTQLIARRVREAGVYSEIVPFQSAEEGFRRLKPKAVILSGGPASAAEADSPRAPDAIFEAGVPVLGICYGQQTLCVQLGGAVEGGHHREFGRAFVEVLKPSPLFEGVWETGQKHQVWMSHGDRVTRLPEGFEVIAASPNAPLAATADEARNYYAVQFHPEVVHTPDGARLLSNFVHKIAGLKGDWTMAAYRDQAIAAIREQVGDGKVICGLSGGVDSSVAALLIHEAIGDQLTCILVDHGLLRKDEAAQVVEMFRGHYNIPLVHVDASDTFIGALEGEADPEKKRKTIGKLFIDVFEAEAKKVGGADFLAQGTLYPDVIESVSFTGGPSVTIKSHHNVGGLPERMNMKLVEPLRELFKDEVRELGKELGLPESFIGRHPFPGPGLAIRLPGGVTRDKIRILQEADAIYLDEIRKAGLYDAIWQAFAVLLPVQTVGVMGDGRTYEFVCALRAVTSVDGMTADFYPFDMEFLGNAATRIINEVRGINRVVYDVTSKPPGTIEWE
- a CDS encoding CoA-acylating methylmalonate-semialdehyde dehydrogenase, giving the protein MYEIGHFIGGERVAGKSGRTADIFNPATGEVQGKVALANADELEAAIANAKEAQPAWAATNPQKRARVLMNFVQLLHRDMDKLAEALSREHGKTLPDARGDVVRGLEVAEYCIGAPQLLKGEFSEGAGPGIDIHSVRQPLGIAAGITPFNFPAMIPMWKFCPAIAAGNAFILKPSERDPSVPMMLAELMIEAGLPAGILNVVNGDKSAVDGILDHEDIQAVGFVGSTPIAEYVYTRGCANGKRVQCFGGAKNHMLIMPDADLDQAVDALVGAGYGAAGERCMAISVAVPVGQETADRLMEKLTPRVENLKIAPYTAGDDADFGPLVTKEAKARVRGYVDKGVEEGAKLVVDGRDFTMQGYEDGYFIGGCLFDNVTKDMTIYKEEIFGPVLSVVRANDYEEALDLAMSHEYGNGVAIYTRDGDAARDFSSRINVGMVGVNVPIPVPLAYYTFGGWKRSGFGDLNQHGPDAFRFYTKTKTITSRWPSGIKDGAEFVIPTMS
- a CDS encoding LysR family transcriptional regulator — encoded protein: MRSFDWNDLRYFLAVARTGRLTAAAQRMGTDHATVSRHIRTLEETLGADLFNRSPRGYSLTDAGERLLFQTETMESAAAAIHNDIAGEKYALSGAVRIGAPDGFGAFFLAPHLGELSRRHPQLELQIVAMPRIFSLSKREADIAIGLERPDKGRLFSRKLVDYTLHVYAARSYLAEAPTIARREDLSSHPLIGYIPELVFTPKLDYVKDVGESLVPRLSSSNLFAQLAATRSGAGLCILPDFMARSSPDLVRVLPEAIEIVRTFWIMAHVDARESARIQTVMSFISDLVKANRDIFWSKGSGEACEPFSDPRS